In a genomic window of Melitaea cinxia chromosome 2, ilMelCinx1.1, whole genome shotgun sequence:
- the LOC123661149 gene encoding dual specificity mitogen-activated protein kinase kinase 7-like yields the protein MSNIEGRLKGLQERFENELRSRREGLHNQGGLGASKSGSTRRPRPRKSAMFSARDIPPFPPKSPQATDTEYRMREVYKVSGKLNVDGVEYRSHIDDLQQLGELGSGTCGHVVKMLHKSSGAVIAVKQMRRSGNSEETKRILMDLDVVVRSHDCPYIVRCLGCFVTDADVWICMELMASCFDKLLKRLGAPIPEAILGKVTVATVNALSYLKDTHGVIHRDVKPSNILLDERGNVKLCDFGISGRLVDSKAKTRSAGCAAYMAPERIDPPDPSRPDYDIRADVWSLGISLVELATGVFPYRDCQNDFEVLTRVIADDPPQLPEGSDFTPEFKSFVSQCLTKNYRQRPKYVKLLEHPFVVKSARSSVSVGAWYASLSVAPPGTPQPARHPAAHWTPDQATPTPARAWWATPPNSGGSSSQPTSLEADLSNYSPYPRRRTLDACASPPPAPARRVSQDSRWRASPASSGNTSPIVLQRFYHQSQQRKSRVDLHSTPRHRSLSREHSTGRSPEPPPRTRHLLTHEANGTAELEPPPLHDRLHPPSPLLLSNDSARRAAGRLSEGRSQSLTRAELRNGFRADAPPPAKLLHDDQGWLHSLAGLVKRRLSGYVKWHHVAARREPLHAAVAHHKWGNSESWSVPASPLPPRAPPPRPAD from the exons CAGCAATGTTCTCCGCAAGAGACATACCACCATTCCCACCGAAATCTCCACAAGCTACGGACACTGAATATAGGATGCGGGAAGTTTACAAG GTGAGTGGGAAACTGAACGTGGATGGTGTTGAGTACAGATCTCACATAGATGATCTCCAACAACTCGGTGAACTGGGCAGTGGTACCTGCGGCCATGTGGTGAAGATGTTGCACAAGTCATCAGGAGCTGTAATTGCAGTAAAG CAAATGCGTCGCTCGGGTAATTCAGAAGAAACAAAACGTATTTTAATGGATTTGGACGTGGTAGTGAGATCACATGATTGTCCCTACATTGTCCGGTGTCTCGGGTGCTTTGTTACTGACGCGGATGTATGGATTTGTATGGAGCTGATGGCATCATGCTTTGACAAGCTACTAAAGAGGCTAGGGGCACCTATACCTGAAGCAATACTTGGAAAAGTCACTGTGGCG ACGGTGAATGCGTTATCGTACCTGAAGGACACGCACGGCGTGATCCACCGCGACGTGAAACCGAGCAACATCCTGTTGGACGAGCGCGGGAACGTCAAGCTGTGTGACTTCGGTATCAGCGGTCGCCTCGTCGACTCCAAGGCCAAAACGCGCAGTGCGGGCTGTGCGGCCTACATGGCG CCCGAGCGAATAGACCCGCCAGACCCGAGCCGGCCAGATTACGATATCCGCGCAGACGTTTGGTCGCTAGGCATCTCGCTGGTGGAGCTCGCCACCGGCGTGTTCCCCTACCGCGACTGCCAGAACGACTTCGAGGTGCTCACCAGG GTAATAGCAGATGACCCACCACAGTTACCTGAGGGCAGTGATTTTACTCCCGAGTTCAAATCTTTTGTTTCACAATG TCTGACCAAGAACTACCGACAGCGGCCGAAGTACGTGAAGTTGCTGGAGCACCCGTTCGTGGTGAAGTCGGCGCGCAGCTCGGTGTCGGTGGGCGCGTGGTACGCGTCGCTGTCCGTGGCGCCGCCCGGCACGCCGCAGCCCGCGCGCCACCCCGCCGCGCACTGGACGCCCGACCAGGCCACGCCCACGCCCGCCAG agcTTGGTGGGCGACGCCACCCAACTCGGGAGGAAGTAGTTCGCAGCCTACGAGCCTCGAAGCGGACTTATCGAACTACTCCCCTTATCCGAGACGCAG GACGCTCGACGCGTGCGCGTCTCCGCCGCCAGCGCCCGCGCGCCGCGTGTCGCAGGACTCGCGCTGGCGAGCCTCGCCCGCG agttCCGGAAACACCAGCCCCATTGTATTACAAAGATTCTATCACCAAAGTCAACAAAGGAAGTCCAGAGTGGACTTGCACTCAACACCGAGGCATAGAAG CCTCAGCCGCGAGCACAGCACGGGCCGCTCGCCCGAGCCGCCGCCGCGCACGAGGCATCTCCTCACACACGAAG CCAACGGCACCGCGGAGCTCGAGCCGCCGCCGCTGCACGACCGACTGCACCCGCCCTCGCCGCTACTGCTCAGTAACGATAG TGCAAGGCGCGCGGCCGGCAGGTTGTCGGAGGGCCGCAGCCAGAGCCTGACGCGCGCGGAGCTGCGCAACGGGTTCCGCGCCgacgcgccgccgcccgccaaGCTGCTGCACGACGACCAGG GCTGGCTGCACTCGCTCGCGGGGCTGGTGAAGCGCCGGCTCAGCGGGTACGTCAAGTGGCATCACGTTGCAGCGCGCCGCGAGCCGCTGCACGCCGCCGTCGCGCACCACAA GTGGGGCAACAGCGAGAGTTGGAGCGTGCCGGCGTCTCCGTTGCCACCGCGTGCCCCTCCACCGCGACCCGCCGACTAG